The Callospermophilus lateralis isolate mCalLat2 chromosome 4, mCalLat2.hap1, whole genome shotgun sequence genomic interval AATTCAGCAGGGTCTGAGACCCTGGTGAGGTCCTAATATCCTTCCCATTGGCTGATCCTGCATCAGCCCTGCCCCCAACTGACTCAGCATTTAAGCCTGAATAAAGAGTAAGTTCACCCCACAAGAATGGAGGGGGCCAAGCCCTAATGTGGGGCTTTCCGGTTTTGATACAGGGCTAGGAAGGTCGACACCAGTGATGTAATCTGGTGGGGAGGCAGGGTGCTTGGACCCCCCCAGGCTGGAGGGTTGAGCTCAGGATGCCACCTTTCTGTATGCAGGGCAGGAGTTCCGAAGTCTGAGGATGGGCTCAGGCATCAGGCCACACAGAGTGGAAGGTCTACAAAAGGGTTTATTTCCTTCTGGCCAGATGGGCACACCAAATGTCTGGTTGACACTCCAGGTTGGGTTTGCAGGAAAATCCATGATGACCATGCCCGGAGAGATGATGTCCCTGAGTCAAAGCCCACTGCCCTTCCTCTCCTTTTCTTGAGAGCTGACCTCTGCACAGTCCAGAGCAGGCAGGGCTCAGAGGCCAGCACTTGACCCTGAGCCATAACATCTCTGAGCTTTCTGCTGCGCCCTGTTGGAAGGGACCACTGCTCCAGAGCCCAAGGCCCAAGGCCGGCTATAAAGCCGACTGTCCCAGGGAAACAGAGGTGATGGGAGTTCGTGTTCCATTCCAGGATAGGTAGAGGTACTGTGCAGACAGCGAAGATGCGCCAAGGTCACCTAAGGTCAAGATGCTCTGGGAGCACCTAAGAGCAGGAAGACAGACTTGGGAAAAGAGGGAGTCCCTCACGGAGGAGGTCTACTTGGCCTCTCCAAGCAGCTGCCCTGGGATATAAGTTCCAGGCAAGGCCACAGTGATAATCAGGATCCCTCCCAGTGAAGGGAGGCTAAGGCATGAGGCTCCCAGCCAGAGTTCTTAGCATATCCCTGTCACCCAGGGGTCTTCACAGGGCCGTCTCCTTGGGAACCCTAGCACCCAGCTGCCTGGGAGGCTTGAAGCTTAGCACTTCTTTATAAGTGACACCTGCAGAGGGACAAGAGACAGACCAGACAGTCAGCCTCTGCTCTCACTGGAGGACAGAGGCCAGTACCTCATGGGGCTTTCTTCTTATCCTAACTAGGCCAGCCCACCTAGGGAAAGTCTGCATGAAAACTGCTATAAAGCCGGCCGTCCCAGGGAAACAGGAGGTGATGGGAGTTCGTGTTCCATCCCAGGGGCTGGGCCACGTGTCCTCCGTGGCCTATTgtaaaagcaaaagctcctagcCACAGTGTATGTGGGCGGAAACCACAGAGAGGATCCTGAGGTCTATGGTTTTCATGTTATCTTGTTTAGCACCAGAAACTTTTCATAAGCACATGAGAGCGGAAGGGTGGAGCTGCTGAGGCGCTGAGGAACACTGCATCCCTAAGGACTGTGATCCGGAAACCCCAGCCTGTCCAGCCCTCCACCCAGATTGCAGGACCAAAGCCCCAGGTCGAGGAGATCAATAGGACGAAGCTTGGCACTCAGTAGCACACCTTGGTGCTGGCATCAGACATTTCTGTCCCCCAGGCTGCATCTGCAGAACAGCCTTCCAGGGGCAGGCAGATGAAGGgggcaggctggggctggggctcagtggtctagcacctgcctagcatatatgaggcactgggttcaattctcagcaccacataaataaatcaataaataataaaataaaggcattgtgtcatctacaactaaaaaaaaaaaaaaaaaggagggcccTCTGTGTAAGGGGACAGTCAGCACGTAGCTGCCGGTGCTGAGCACAGCCTTGGAGAGGTGTGAACTCCAGGAGAactgcagggtgtgtgtgtgggggggggggggcgggttgGCCCCGGGGCCTGCATGGGGGTTGACTTTCCCTGTAGGCAGGATGTGAAAAGTGTGCAGTTGTCCAGGTGAGAGGGGACCTGAAACCAGCGAGAAGAGGAGAGAACCATTTCAAGAGTCATGAGCGCAGAGGCCTGAGGACAGCAGATGGATGTGGAGGGCTCCAATTGGCAGGATCTCTGGCCAGACTTGGGAGAGGCTAGGTAGCCCAATGAGGGAGGCTGAGCTAGCAGGCTTGGGGGCTGGGAGAGGCCAGTGGGCACTGCTGCCCTGAGCTCAGACCTGCTCTGCATAGCTCCTGGGATACATCCTGTGCCAATCTTTGTGTGGAGCCTCTGTCGGGAACACCCCTCCCCACGGCCTTCCGCCCTAGCCAGAGGTCACCCTGACCAAGTCCTACCGCCCCATGCTGCCCTCTGATCTCCTGTCCTCTTCCTCACTTGACCTGCAACCCAAGAACATAGGTTAGGGGCCCAGGGCACACAAGGCCCCAACATGGGCCCCATGGGGAACCCCACTCACGCTTCCACTCATCCAGGGTGCGGTCCACATCATCAAAGGAATCGTCATATTTCTGGGCCTTGGGTTCGTCCTCTGTGTCGTGCAGGGATTCAAAGTATGGGTGGGCCAGTGCCTCAGCCGCCGTCACCCGCTGCTCTGCATCCAGCACCAGCATCTTCTCCAGGAGATCCACAGCTGGGGGAGGAGGCATCAGGCCCACCGGGTTGCTTGGTGCCCCAGCACCCAGGACCCCCACCCGACTCAGACCTACCCAGAGGGCTTGCATCGGTCAGGACAGAGGCAAAATCCTTCTTCTCCAGCTCAGGGAGGCCCTTCATGTAGTTCTTAGCCTATACAGGAAGAATGATGAGGGGCCAGCTCCCAAGCCCAGGTCCAGCTGGCCTGCCCACTCCCTACCAACCTCAGCACTCTGTAGCTTCTGCACAAACTCAGCAGGAGGTGTTCCTGTCACCTTCATGATCTCCTTCAGCTGGTCCAGGTCTGCATGGAGGTCAGGAGCACAGCACAGGCCAGAGGGCAGGACCCATACAACCACCCACCTCCCCAACTTCATGATGCCCACTAGGGAGGATACGGTCATTGCCCTTAAACAGTATCTTCCCTGTAATCATCTCCGCCATGATGCAGCCCACCGACCAGATGTCCACTGAGACAGAAGCTCTGTCAGTGCCCCGAAGGCAGGGGGACGAACAGGCACACGAGGGGCAGGGGGCATAGGAACAAGACACAGGGGAAGGTAGGGGGACCCAGACGTGGAGCCAGGGAGGGCTGCACACTCAGGCCACGCAGGTTCACCCTGCCCACAGCCTCCCGGGGAGCGTGGCCATGGGGCTCCCCATGAAGAACCaggtgggaggcagaggcagcctGGGTCTCCAGGCATGAGGGGGCCTCTCACCTGTCTGTGTGTAGCGCATCCAATTCAAGATGACCTCAGGTGCCCGGTACCACCGGGTCACCACGTACCCTGTCATCTCACTGTCTGCTTGCCTGGCCAGACCAAAGTCCAGGATCTGAGGAAGAATTGGGGTGGGGCTGAGGGAACCCCTGAGAAGTGGACAGGCCACTGTTGCCCCGGAGATCCTAAGGGAGCAGGACTCAAAGCCTCCATCCTGGGACTCTGCCACTTGGCCTTGGACCCCAAGGTGCCTCCTTGTGGCTAAGGCACCCAGCCCAACCCACCTCAGGAGCGGAGTCACCCTGTTGACCTGGGGGGGCCTTCACAGCCCTGCCCTGGGTCAGACATCAGACGGggacacctgcccttcacctcagTAAGGATGAAGCAGGCTCAgtgcctccccaccccacccccactgccGGGCTCCCGCCTAGGTCCGAGGGTCAGTAGGTGGCTGGGCAGATGGAGAAGGAGCCCTGCACCCTGCCCAGCCGACCTTTAGCTCACAGTCCTCGTTCACAGCCAGGTTGCCAGGCTTCAGGTCCTGGGGCGAGAAAAGGTGGCCACTGTGTCCTGCCCGCCAGAGCACGGACGATCCAAGGGCCTGGACAGCACCTCAACTAGGGCCACCAGGCGAGGCTGGGCCCCTTGCCCCCAAAGACCTTCAAGGAAGAGTAGAGGGACGGGGCCCCAGGGCAGACTTCTGACAGGCTGTGCCTGGGGTGTCGTGGGCACCTCCACATCAGACCGCACTGTACCCCCTTACAGGGAAGAACCGAGTCCGGGATAAAACCCCTCTGGTGCCCACACAACCAGGGAGGGGCAGTCAGGTGGCCTCCCACCCCTGCCAGGACTCACCCTGTGGATGACACCAGCAGCATGGATATACTGTGGGAAAGAGGGGGTCAGCTCACAGGCCCTCCGTGCCACCATGCCCTCTCCCACCCACCTCCCTGCGGCCACCCTGCAGGCCTCACCCTCAGCCCCTTCAGCATCTGATACACCAGGAACTGGACTCGGTCCTCACTCAGTGTCTCATGCTTCATGAGTTTGCCCAGGTCAGTGCCCATGAATGGCATCACAAGGTAGCTGCAGAAGGGACACCCCAGGACAGTCAGCAGGCAGGGCCGCCTCAGGATCTGGGCTGGGCCCAGGCTCAAACCCTAGAAGCCCTGCCCCAGCAGGTACTCCTCACTGGATCTCAGGGTCCTGCTGCCCTCCCAGTCCAGTCAATGCCCCTGCCATACCAAGCCCCATTCATCATTGGTTAGTGACCCCCACCAGCCAGTGAGCAATGGCCTCATCTTTTCCAGCACATCCCCACCCTCCCTCCCACCTATCCTGCCTGGAATGTCTGGTGGGGAAGGAACTGCACCTtggggtttttggttttgtcgtTATTAAACCTGTGGCCTCACCCCTGCTAGACAAGGGCTCTGCTACTGAGCAGAAGTCCTGCTTTTTTTGTCTGTTCATttcattggtaccagggattgaatgcaggggtatttaaccactgagccacatccccaggggtatttaaccactgagcctgtttagtttttttttattttgagacaagaactcattaagttgcttaggggttttgttaaattgctgagactggctttgaacttgtgatcctcctgcctcaggctcctgagttgctgggattatagcatgcaccaccatgacttggctgttttgttttttttgagacagggttttgctgtaatgcaaggctggcctcgaacttatgatccttctgtgTCAGCCTCTGGATAAACTGAGATCACAGGCTCATGTCACTGTACCCAGCTGTGATAGGGATTTTGGACTTCCATCTGAAGACTgctgcatgccaggcaagggctAGGGTTGGGCCTTGAAGGCCACTAGACACAAGGCTTcacaggaggggaggagggagtctGGGGCCGAGGTGGGGACCTCAGACATCTGGGCCAGAGAGATGAGCAGGCAGGTAGAGGAAACAGAGGACACTGGGCCAGTGTGGGCCTTGACCTCTGACAAGCAACCAGTAGGCTGCTGCCCTCTCCAGCCCTTCCCAGACCTACTGTGACCTCGGCCAACAGCAATGCAAGTGTGGGTTGGCCAGCTGCAGGCAAGCTCAGCAGGGCAGAGACAGGGTGGGTACTTTCGCCACCTCTGACCCATCTGCCAACAAAGGTCAGCAGCTCTGGTTTCGAGGCACACACCAAGTGCCAGAGTCTGAAGCACGGGACCTGCCTGTTCACAAACACTGGGTCCAGGGTTCACACCTCCAACGTGAAGGGCCCAGGCGCCAGGCTGGAGGGAAGAGGAAGCCCCAGCTCTTCCCAGGCATGCCAGTGTCCGTGGGTCCCAGGAACACGAGAAGGTGTGCAGTAGGCTGTGATGTGAGTCGGGGATGGGCTATGTGCCCCTGGACCCCCATTCATGCTATGGGGAGAAGGCCCCCAAGACCACCCAAAACATGAAGCCAGCACCCAGGAGCCGCCTGACCCCTCCCAC includes:
- the Mapk12 gene encoding mitogen-activated protein kinase 12 isoform X3 codes for the protein MTSPPPARKGFYRQEVTQTAWEVRAVYQDLQPVGSGAYGAVCAAVDSRTGTKVAIKKLYRPFQSELFAKRAYRELRLLKHMRHENVIGLLDVFTPDETLDDFTDFYLVMPFMGTDLGKLMKHETLSEDRVQFLVYQMLKGLRYIHAAGVIHRDLKPGNLAVNEDCELKILDFGLARQADSEMTGYVVTRWYRAPEVILNWMRYTQTVDIWSVGCIMAEMITGKILFKGNDHLDQLKEIMKVTGTPPAEFVQKLQSAEAKNYMKGLPELEKKDFASVLTDASPLAVDLLEKMLVLDAEQRVTAAEALAHPYFESLHDTEDEPKAQKYDDSFDDVDRTLDEWKRQVRKRTGDQRAAWGGHGGHVAQPLGWNTNSHHLLFPWDGRLYSSFHADFP
- the Mapk12 gene encoding mitogen-activated protein kinase 12 isoform X4, whose product is MTSPPPARKGFYRQEVTQTAWEVRAVYQDLQPVGSGAYGAVCAAVDSRTGTKVAIKKLYRPFQSELFAKRAYRELRLLKHMRHENVIGLLDVFTPDETLDDFTDFYLVMPFMGTDLGKLMKHETLSEDRVQFLVYQMLKGLRDLKPGNLAVNEDCELKILDFGLARQADSEMTGYVVTRWYRAPEVILNWMRYTQTVDIWSVGCIMAEMITGKILFKGNDHLDQLKEIMKVTGTPPAEFVQKLQSAEAKNYMKGLPELEKKDFASVLTDASPLAVDLLEKMLVLDAEQRVTAAEALAHPYFESLHDTEDEPKAQKYDDSFDDVDRTLDEWKRQVRKRTGDQRAAWGGHGGHVAQPLGWNTNSHHLLFPWDGRLYSSFHADFP
- the Mapk12 gene encoding mitogen-activated protein kinase 12 isoform X6 is translated as MTSPPPARKGFYRQEVTQTAWEVRAVYQDLQPVGSGAYGAVCAAVDSRTGTKVAIKKLYRPFQSELFAKRAYRELRLLKHMRHENVIGLLDVFTPDETLDDFTDFYLVMPFMGTDLGKLMKHETLSEDRVQFLVYQMLKGLRYIHAAGVIHRAGHSGHLFSPQDLKPGNLAVNEDCELKILDFGLARQADSEMTGYVVTRWYRAPEVILNWMRYTQTVDIWSVGCIMAEMITGKILFKGNDHLDQLKEIMKVTGTPPAEFVQKLQSAEAKNYMKGLPELEKKDFASVLTDASPLAVDLLEKMLVLDAEQRVTAAEALAHPYFESLHDTEDEPKAQKYDDSFDDVDRTLDEWKRVTYKEVLSFKPPRQLGARVPKETAL
- the Mapk12 gene encoding mitogen-activated protein kinase 12 isoform X1, whose product is MTSPPPARKGFYRQEVTQTAWEVRAVYQDLQPVGSGAYGAVCAAVDSRTGTKVAIKKLYRPFQSELFAKRAYRELRLLKHMRHENVIGLLDVFTPDETLDDFTDFYLVMPFMGTDLGKLMKHETLSEDRVQFLVYQMLKGLRYIHAAGVIHRAGHSGHLFSPQDLKPGNLAVNEDCELKILDFGLARQADSEMTGYVVTRWYRAPEVILNWMRYTQTVDIWSVGCIMAEMITGKILFKGNDHLDQLKEIMKVTGTPPAEFVQKLQSAEAKNYMKGLPELEKKDFASVLTDASPLAVDLLEKMLVLDAEQRVTAAEALAHPYFESLHDTEDEPKAQKYDDSFDDVDRTLDEWKRQVRKRTGDQRAAWGGHGGHVAQPLGWNTNSHHLLFPWDGRLYSSFHADFP
- the Mapk12 gene encoding mitogen-activated protein kinase 12 isoform X9, with product MTSPPPARKGFYRQEVTQTAWEVRAVYQDLQPVGSGAYGAVCAAVDSRTGTKVAIKKLYRPFQSELFAKRAYRELRLLKHMRHENVIGLLDVFTPDETLDDFTDFYLVMPFMGTDLGKLMKHETLSEDRVQFLVYQMLKGLRDLKPGNLAVNEDCELKILDFGLARQADSEMTGYVVTRWYRAPEVILNWMRYTQTVDIWSVGCIMAEMITGKILFKGNDHLDQLKEIMKVTGTPPAEFVQKLQSAEAKNYMKGLPELEKKDFASVLTDASPLAVDLLEKMLVLDAEQRVTAAEALAHPYFESLHDTEDEPKAQKYDDSFDDVDRTLDEWKRVTYKEVLSFKPPRQLGARVPKETAL
- the Mapk12 gene encoding mitogen-activated protein kinase 12 isoform X8; protein product: MTSPPPARKGFYRQEVTQTAWEVRAVYQDLQPVGSGAYGAVCAAVDSRTGTKVAIKKLYRPFQSELFAKRAYRELRLLKHMRHENVIGLLDVFTPDETLDDFTDFYLVMPFMGTDLGKLMKHETLSEDRVQFLVYQMLKGLRYIHAAGVIHRDLKPGNLAVNEDCELKILDFGLARQADSEMTGYVVTRWYRAPEVILNWMRYTQTVDIWSVGCIMAEMITGKILFKGNDHLDQLKEIMKVTGTPPAEFVQKLQSAEAKNYMKGLPELEKKDFASVLTDASPLAVDLLEKMLVLDAEQRVTAAEALAHPYFESLHDTEDEPKAQKYDDSFDDVDRTLDEWKRVTYKEVLSFKPPRQLGARVPKETAL
- the Mapk12 gene encoding mitogen-activated protein kinase 12 isoform X10 — protein: MTSPPPARKGFYRQEVTQTAWEVRAVYQDLQPVGSGAYGAVCAAVDSRTGTKVAIKKLYRPFQSELFAKRAYRELRLLKHMRHENVIGLLDVFTPDETLDDFTDFYLVMPFMGTDLGKLMKHETLSEDRVQFLVYQMLKGLRYIHAAGVIHRILDFGLARQADSEMTGYVVTRWYRAPEVILNWMRYTQTVDIWSVGCIMAEMITGKILFKGNDHLDQLKEIMKVTGTPPAEFVQKLQSAEAKNYMKGLPELEKKDFASVLTDASPLAVDLLEKMLVLDAEQRVTAAEALAHPYFESLHDTEDEPKAQKYDDSFDDVDRTLDEWKRVTYKEVLSFKPPRQLGARVPKETAL
- the Mapk12 gene encoding mitogen-activated protein kinase 12 isoform X5 produces the protein MTSPPPARKGFYRQEVTQTAWEVRAVYQDLQPVGSGAYGAVCAAVDSRTGTKVAIKKLYRPFQSELFAKRAYRELRLLKHMRHENVIGLLDVFTPDETLDDFTDFYLVMPFMGTDLGKLMKHETLSEDRVQFLVYQMLKGLRYIHAAGVIHRAGHSGHLFSPQDLKPGNLAVNEDCELKILDFGLARQADSEMTGYVVTRWYRAPEVILNWMRYTQTDLDQLKEIMKVTGTPPAEFVQKLQSAEAKNYMKGLPELEKKDFASVLTDASPLAVDLLEKMLVLDAEQRVTAAEALAHPYFESLHDTEDEPKAQKYDDSFDDVDRTLDEWKRQVRKRTGDQRAAWGGHGGHVAQPLGWNTNSHHLLFPWDGRLYSSFHADFP
- the Mapk12 gene encoding mitogen-activated protein kinase 12 isoform X2; the protein is MTSPPPARKGFYRQEVTQTAWEVRAVYQDLQPVGSGAYGAVCAAVDSRTGTKVAIKKLYRPFQSELFAKRAYRELRLLKHMRHENVIGLLDVFTPDETLDDFTDFYLVMPFMGTDLGKLMKHETLSEDRVQFLVYQMLKGLRYIHAAGVIHRAGHSGHLFSPQDLKPGNLAVNEDCELKILDFGLARQADSEMTGYVVTRWYRAPEVILNWMRYTQTVDIWSVGCIMAEMITGKILFKGNDHLDQLKEIMKVTGTPPAEFVQKLQSAEAKNYMKGLPELEKKDFASVLTDASPLAVDLLEKMLVLDAEQRVTAAEALAHPYFESLHDTEDEPKAQKYDDSFDDVDRTLDEWKRQVRKRTGDQRAAWGGVTYKEVLSFKPPRQLGARVPKETAL
- the Mapk12 gene encoding mitogen-activated protein kinase 12 isoform X7 — encoded protein: MTSPPPARKGFYRQEVTQTAWEVRAVYQDLQPVGSGAYGAVCAAVDSRTGTKVAIKKLYRPFQSELFAKRAYRELRLLKHMRHENVIGLLDVFTPDETLDDFTDFYLVMPFMGTDLGKLMKHETLSEDRVQFLVYQMLKGLRYIHAAGVIHRILDFGLARQADSEMTGYVVTRWYRAPEVILNWMRYTQTVDIWSVGCIMAEMITGKILFKGNDHLDQLKEIMKVTGTPPAEFVQKLQSAEAKNYMKGLPELEKKDFASVLTDASPLAVDLLEKMLVLDAEQRVTAAEALAHPYFESLHDTEDEPKAQKYDDSFDDVDRTLDEWKRQVRKRTGDQRAAWGGHGGHVAQPLGWNTNSHHLLFPWDGRLYSSFHADFP